Proteins encoded by one window of Sphaerodactylus townsendi isolate TG3544 linkage group LG02, MPM_Stown_v2.3, whole genome shotgun sequence:
- the LOC125426894 gene encoding MLX-interacting protein-like isoform X3, translating into MLQERRGLQAPRMVMMSRPQIIHSGHFMVSEPHIEPEPDPDPEGVLGPSGPVVPGLPEPGEKSSPGLVAAGESGGGTPKGCGTTYDFDMVNEGTCQIYRYGPRSTGALNIDSSLTKLFECMTLAYSGKIVSPKWKTFKGLKLLQRDKIRLNNAIWRAWYLQYVEKRQNPVCSFVTPLEFNDVDEHRKLEAVIMEGKYWKRQIGAVIREYHKWRTFIPKQRTFFHTRAQEKIDKPVYDPIQQEVAADVSGVQQYNEMAGGCPMDLDPLHDLDALLDTIFSSRNLYGGSNLRGFGHQDNADMIQPTLTQLHPIFGEEFMDTLDPIPDFITSCRPHPTVQTQTLLTDATTALSQCDADVPHIATDLKELPVPGGSLMPIPISLNMEPPQPMNGQQTFLPLFPTSPVRISSPPTPQILHIQPQTTVVFSVIPHTGSEKPSSSSLSTSTGTFAVPTAASPAKGGRGRRLQWIAPAPSSSHKTVLPSTSLTCLLASGPTSLPLTPVMNSTQVCGTPDLPANVMLSSASGTERSPPVAGTASPDVGSKAKETENKGVHNPPEISRRCTAKRSRRSTFASSDYTRRMVISSGFDTLASLVLPGSDQRSTKLSKAVLLQKSVTYVGRLQQEHRQARATVERLRSEVEELSTAIDEFQRQLPPSGVPVLAPQSDQPSQLYEDYVRLRTSQDWRFWLFSVVIKPLFESYTRTVGTGSIKDFCQSVLSWLEQHCTLPILRPAISGSLLQLSKITSILTQPAQLPEQALRAISCPPLVPVIQPYAAPETSKNASSQNSNSGIPLSCKAEH; encoded by the exons ATGCTCCAGGAGAGACGGGGCCTGCAGGCGCCTAGGATGGTGATGATGTCGCGCCCCCAGATCATCCACAGTGGCCACTTCATGGTGTCGGAGCCCCACATCGAGCCCGAGCCTGACCCCGATCCCGAGGGCGTGCTAGGACCAAGTGGTCCGGTTGTTCCAGGACTTCCGGAGCCAGGGGAAAAGAGCAGCCCTGGGCTGGTTGCAGCCGGGGAGAGCGGTGGTGGGACGCCGAAGGGCTGTGGGACCACCTACGACTTCGACATGGTGAACGAGGGCACGTGCCAGATCTACCGTTACGGGCCGCGAAGCACCGGGGCCCTCAACATCGACAGCTCCCTTACCAAGCTCTTCGAATGCATGACGCTTGCCTACAG TGGGAAAATTGTCTCTCCCAAGTGGAAAACCTTCAAGGGGCTGAAACTGCTGCAACGTGACAAGATTCGGCTTAATAATGCCATCTGGAGGGCCTGGTATCTGCAGT ATGTGGAGAAGAGACAAAATCCTGTGTGCAGTTTTGTGACTCCGTTGGAGTTCAATGATGTAGATGAGCACCGTAAACTTGAG GCTGTCATTATGGAGGGAAAGTACTGGAAGCGCCAAATTGGAGCTGTCATTAGGGAATATCACAAGTGGAGGACATTCATCCCCAAGCAGAGGACATTCTTCCATACCAGG GCCCAAGAGAAGATAGATAAACCTGTTTATGACCCCATTCAG cAGGAGGTAGCTGCTGATGTTTCAGGGGTCCAGCAGTACAATGAAATGGCTGGTGGATGCCCCATGGATCTTGACCCTTTGCATGATTTGGATGCACTCCTGGACACCATCTTCTCCAGCAGGAACCTTTATGGTGGCTCAAACCTACGTGGTTTTG GCCACCAAGATAATGCTGACATGATCCAACCCACTTTAACTCAGCTGCACCCTATATTTGGAGAGGAGTTTATGGACACCTTGGACCCAATTCCAG ATTTTATCACTTCCTGTCGTCCTCATCCAACAGTGCAG ACTCAGACACTATTAACGGATGCTACTACTGCCTTGAGTCAATGTGATGCAGATGTGCCACATATTGCCACTGACCTCAAGGAACTTCCAGTACCTGGAGGCTCTCTCATGCCCATTCCCATCTCCCTGAACATGGAGCCACCTCAACCTATGAATGGACAGCAGACATTCCTGCCACTCTTCCCTACCTCTCCAGTGAGGATTAGTTCCCCGCCTACTCCTCAGATCCTGCATATCCAGCCTCAAACCACCGTGGTCTTCTCAGTCATCCCCCACACAGGGTCAGAAAAGCCCTCCTCGTCGTCTTTGTCCACATCTACAGGCACCTTTGCTGTGCCTACTGCTGCTTCCCCAGCCAAGGGTGGAAGGGGCAGACGGCTACAATGGATTGCTCCAGCACCTTCTTCTAGTCATAAGACAGTACTTCCCAGTACCTCCCTCACCTGCCTGCTTGCATCTG gTCCAACCTCACTTCCCCTCACTCCAGTCATGAACTCTACACAA GTTTGTGGCACCCCAGACCTCCCTGCTAATGTCATGTTGAGCTCAGCCTCTGGAACAGAGAGGTCGCCACCTGTTGCTGGTACAGCCTCTCCTGATGTTG GCTCCAAAGCCAAGGAGACTGAGAACAAGGGTGTCCACAATCCACCGGAAATATCCAGGCGGTGCACTGCCAAG CGAAGCCGAAGATCCACATTTGCCTCTTCGGACTATACCCGGCGTATGGTCATCAGCTCTGGGTTTGACACTCTTGCCAGTCTGGTGCTGCCAGGATCTGATCAGAGGAGCACAAAG CTTAGCAAAGCGGTGCTTCTGCAGAAGAGCGTGACATATGTGGGGAGGCTGCAGCAGGAGCATCGACAGGCTCGGGCAACAGTGGAAAGATTGCGCAGTGAAGTCGAAGAGCTGAGCACAGCCATTGA TGAGTTCCAgcgtcagcttccacccagtggAGTTCCTGTATTAGCACCACAATCAGATCAGCCTTCTCAGCTCTACGAAGATTATGTGCGCCTGCGCACCTCACAGGACTGGCGCTTCTGGCTT TTTAGTGTGGTAATCAAGCCACTGTTTGAGAGCTACACCAGGACAGTGGGCACAGGCAGCATCAAGGACTTCTGCCAGTCGGTGTTGAGTTGGTTGGAGCAACACTGTACCCTGCCCATCTTGCGCCCTG
- the LOC125426894 gene encoding MLX-interacting protein-like isoform X2: protein MLQERRGLQAPRMVMMSRPQIIHSGHFMVSEPHIEPEPDPDPEGVLGPSGPVVPGLPEPGEKSSPGLVAAGESGGGTPKGCGTTYDFDMVNEGTCQIYRYGPRSTGALNIDSSLTKLFECMTLAYSGKIVSPKWKTFKGLKLLQRDKIRLNNAIWRAWYLQYVEKRQNPVCSFVTPLEFNDVDEHRKLEAVIMEGKYWKRQIGAVIREYHKWRTFIPKQRTFFHTRAQEKIDKPVYDPIQEVAADVSGVQQYNEMAGGCPMDLDPLHDLDALLDTIFSSRNLYGGSNLRGFGHQDNADMIQPTLTQLHPIFGEEFMDTLDPIPDFITSCRPHPTVQTQTLLTDATTALSQCDADVPHIATDLKELPVPGGSLMPIPISLNMEPPQPMNGQQTFLPLFPTSPVRISSPPTPQILHIQPQTTVVFSVIPHTGSEKPSSSSLSTSTGTFAVPTAASPAKGGRGRRLQWIAPAPSSSHKTVLPSTSLTCLLASGPTSLPLTPVMNSTQVRKLSSAIYTHNCFPYSYLAPFITIFYPLPQVCGTPDLPANVMLSSASGTERSPPVAGTASPDVGSKAKETENKGVHNPPEISRRCTAKRSRRSTFASSDYTRRMVISSGFDTLASLVLPGSDQRSTKLSKAVLLQKSVTYVGRLQQEHRQARATVERLRSEVEELSTAIDEFQRQLPPSGVPVLAPQSDQPSQLYEDYVRLRTSQDWRFWLFSVVIKPLFESYTRTVGTGSIKDFCQSVLSWLEQHCTLPILRPAISGSLLQLSKITSILTQPAQLPEQALRAISCPPLVPVIQPYAAPETSKNASSQNSNSGIPLSCKAEH from the exons ATGCTCCAGGAGAGACGGGGCCTGCAGGCGCCTAGGATGGTGATGATGTCGCGCCCCCAGATCATCCACAGTGGCCACTTCATGGTGTCGGAGCCCCACATCGAGCCCGAGCCTGACCCCGATCCCGAGGGCGTGCTAGGACCAAGTGGTCCGGTTGTTCCAGGACTTCCGGAGCCAGGGGAAAAGAGCAGCCCTGGGCTGGTTGCAGCCGGGGAGAGCGGTGGTGGGACGCCGAAGGGCTGTGGGACCACCTACGACTTCGACATGGTGAACGAGGGCACGTGCCAGATCTACCGTTACGGGCCGCGAAGCACCGGGGCCCTCAACATCGACAGCTCCCTTACCAAGCTCTTCGAATGCATGACGCTTGCCTACAG TGGGAAAATTGTCTCTCCCAAGTGGAAAACCTTCAAGGGGCTGAAACTGCTGCAACGTGACAAGATTCGGCTTAATAATGCCATCTGGAGGGCCTGGTATCTGCAGT ATGTGGAGAAGAGACAAAATCCTGTGTGCAGTTTTGTGACTCCGTTGGAGTTCAATGATGTAGATGAGCACCGTAAACTTGAG GCTGTCATTATGGAGGGAAAGTACTGGAAGCGCCAAATTGGAGCTGTCATTAGGGAATATCACAAGTGGAGGACATTCATCCCCAAGCAGAGGACATTCTTCCATACCAGG GCCCAAGAGAAGATAGATAAACCTGTTTATGACCCCATTCAG GAGGTAGCTGCTGATGTTTCAGGGGTCCAGCAGTACAATGAAATGGCTGGTGGATGCCCCATGGATCTTGACCCTTTGCATGATTTGGATGCACTCCTGGACACCATCTTCTCCAGCAGGAACCTTTATGGTGGCTCAAACCTACGTGGTTTTG GCCACCAAGATAATGCTGACATGATCCAACCCACTTTAACTCAGCTGCACCCTATATTTGGAGAGGAGTTTATGGACACCTTGGACCCAATTCCAG ATTTTATCACTTCCTGTCGTCCTCATCCAACAGTGCAG ACTCAGACACTATTAACGGATGCTACTACTGCCTTGAGTCAATGTGATGCAGATGTGCCACATATTGCCACTGACCTCAAGGAACTTCCAGTACCTGGAGGCTCTCTCATGCCCATTCCCATCTCCCTGAACATGGAGCCACCTCAACCTATGAATGGACAGCAGACATTCCTGCCACTCTTCCCTACCTCTCCAGTGAGGATTAGTTCCCCGCCTACTCCTCAGATCCTGCATATCCAGCCTCAAACCACCGTGGTCTTCTCAGTCATCCCCCACACAGGGTCAGAAAAGCCCTCCTCGTCGTCTTTGTCCACATCTACAGGCACCTTTGCTGTGCCTACTGCTGCTTCCCCAGCCAAGGGTGGAAGGGGCAGACGGCTACAATGGATTGCTCCAGCACCTTCTTCTAGTCATAAGACAGTACTTCCCAGTACCTCCCTCACCTGCCTGCTTGCATCTG gTCCAACCTCACTTCCCCTCACTCCAGTCATGAACTCTACACAAGTGAGAAAACTCTCTTCTGCCATCTACACACACAATTGTTTTCCGTATTCTTATCTGGCTCCTTTCATAACCATATTTTACCCTCTTCCACAGGTTTGTGGCACCCCAGACCTCCCTGCTAATGTCATGTTGAGCTCAGCCTCTGGAACAGAGAGGTCGCCACCTGTTGCTGGTACAGCCTCTCCTGATGTTG GCTCCAAAGCCAAGGAGACTGAGAACAAGGGTGTCCACAATCCACCGGAAATATCCAGGCGGTGCACTGCCAAG CGAAGCCGAAGATCCACATTTGCCTCTTCGGACTATACCCGGCGTATGGTCATCAGCTCTGGGTTTGACACTCTTGCCAGTCTGGTGCTGCCAGGATCTGATCAGAGGAGCACAAAG CTTAGCAAAGCGGTGCTTCTGCAGAAGAGCGTGACATATGTGGGGAGGCTGCAGCAGGAGCATCGACAGGCTCGGGCAACAGTGGAAAGATTGCGCAGTGAAGTCGAAGAGCTGAGCACAGCCATTGA TGAGTTCCAgcgtcagcttccacccagtggAGTTCCTGTATTAGCACCACAATCAGATCAGCCTTCTCAGCTCTACGAAGATTATGTGCGCCTGCGCACCTCACAGGACTGGCGCTTCTGGCTT TTTAGTGTGGTAATCAAGCCACTGTTTGAGAGCTACACCAGGACAGTGGGCACAGGCAGCATCAAGGACTTCTGCCAGTCGGTGTTGAGTTGGTTGGAGCAACACTGTACCCTGCCCATCTTGCGCCCTG
- the LOC125426894 gene encoding MLX-interacting protein-like isoform X1, which yields MLQERRGLQAPRMVMMSRPQIIHSGHFMVSEPHIEPEPDPDPEGVLGPSGPVVPGLPEPGEKSSPGLVAAGESGGGTPKGCGTTYDFDMVNEGTCQIYRYGPRSTGALNIDSSLTKLFECMTLAYSGKIVSPKWKTFKGLKLLQRDKIRLNNAIWRAWYLQYVEKRQNPVCSFVTPLEFNDVDEHRKLEAVIMEGKYWKRQIGAVIREYHKWRTFIPKQRTFFHTRAQEKIDKPVYDPIQQEVAADVSGVQQYNEMAGGCPMDLDPLHDLDALLDTIFSSRNLYGGSNLRGFGHQDNADMIQPTLTQLHPIFGEEFMDTLDPIPDFITSCRPHPTVQTQTLLTDATTALSQCDADVPHIATDLKELPVPGGSLMPIPISLNMEPPQPMNGQQTFLPLFPTSPVRISSPPTPQILHIQPQTTVVFSVIPHTGSEKPSSSSLSTSTGTFAVPTAASPAKGGRGRRLQWIAPAPSSSHKTVLPSTSLTCLLASGPTSLPLTPVMNSTQVRKLSSAIYTHNCFPYSYLAPFITIFYPLPQVCGTPDLPANVMLSSASGTERSPPVAGTASPDVGSKAKETENKGVHNPPEISRRCTAKRSRRSTFASSDYTRRMVISSGFDTLASLVLPGSDQRSTKLSKAVLLQKSVTYVGRLQQEHRQARATVERLRSEVEELSTAIDEFQRQLPPSGVPVLAPQSDQPSQLYEDYVRLRTSQDWRFWLFSVVIKPLFESYTRTVGTGSIKDFCQSVLSWLEQHCTLPILRPAISGSLLQLSKITSILTQPAQLPEQALRAISCPPLVPVIQPYAAPETSKNASSQNSNSGIPLSCKAEH from the exons ATGCTCCAGGAGAGACGGGGCCTGCAGGCGCCTAGGATGGTGATGATGTCGCGCCCCCAGATCATCCACAGTGGCCACTTCATGGTGTCGGAGCCCCACATCGAGCCCGAGCCTGACCCCGATCCCGAGGGCGTGCTAGGACCAAGTGGTCCGGTTGTTCCAGGACTTCCGGAGCCAGGGGAAAAGAGCAGCCCTGGGCTGGTTGCAGCCGGGGAGAGCGGTGGTGGGACGCCGAAGGGCTGTGGGACCACCTACGACTTCGACATGGTGAACGAGGGCACGTGCCAGATCTACCGTTACGGGCCGCGAAGCACCGGGGCCCTCAACATCGACAGCTCCCTTACCAAGCTCTTCGAATGCATGACGCTTGCCTACAG TGGGAAAATTGTCTCTCCCAAGTGGAAAACCTTCAAGGGGCTGAAACTGCTGCAACGTGACAAGATTCGGCTTAATAATGCCATCTGGAGGGCCTGGTATCTGCAGT ATGTGGAGAAGAGACAAAATCCTGTGTGCAGTTTTGTGACTCCGTTGGAGTTCAATGATGTAGATGAGCACCGTAAACTTGAG GCTGTCATTATGGAGGGAAAGTACTGGAAGCGCCAAATTGGAGCTGTCATTAGGGAATATCACAAGTGGAGGACATTCATCCCCAAGCAGAGGACATTCTTCCATACCAGG GCCCAAGAGAAGATAGATAAACCTGTTTATGACCCCATTCAG cAGGAGGTAGCTGCTGATGTTTCAGGGGTCCAGCAGTACAATGAAATGGCTGGTGGATGCCCCATGGATCTTGACCCTTTGCATGATTTGGATGCACTCCTGGACACCATCTTCTCCAGCAGGAACCTTTATGGTGGCTCAAACCTACGTGGTTTTG GCCACCAAGATAATGCTGACATGATCCAACCCACTTTAACTCAGCTGCACCCTATATTTGGAGAGGAGTTTATGGACACCTTGGACCCAATTCCAG ATTTTATCACTTCCTGTCGTCCTCATCCAACAGTGCAG ACTCAGACACTATTAACGGATGCTACTACTGCCTTGAGTCAATGTGATGCAGATGTGCCACATATTGCCACTGACCTCAAGGAACTTCCAGTACCTGGAGGCTCTCTCATGCCCATTCCCATCTCCCTGAACATGGAGCCACCTCAACCTATGAATGGACAGCAGACATTCCTGCCACTCTTCCCTACCTCTCCAGTGAGGATTAGTTCCCCGCCTACTCCTCAGATCCTGCATATCCAGCCTCAAACCACCGTGGTCTTCTCAGTCATCCCCCACACAGGGTCAGAAAAGCCCTCCTCGTCGTCTTTGTCCACATCTACAGGCACCTTTGCTGTGCCTACTGCTGCTTCCCCAGCCAAGGGTGGAAGGGGCAGACGGCTACAATGGATTGCTCCAGCACCTTCTTCTAGTCATAAGACAGTACTTCCCAGTACCTCCCTCACCTGCCTGCTTGCATCTG gTCCAACCTCACTTCCCCTCACTCCAGTCATGAACTCTACACAAGTGAGAAAACTCTCTTCTGCCATCTACACACACAATTGTTTTCCGTATTCTTATCTGGCTCCTTTCATAACCATATTTTACCCTCTTCCACAGGTTTGTGGCACCCCAGACCTCCCTGCTAATGTCATGTTGAGCTCAGCCTCTGGAACAGAGAGGTCGCCACCTGTTGCTGGTACAGCCTCTCCTGATGTTG GCTCCAAAGCCAAGGAGACTGAGAACAAGGGTGTCCACAATCCACCGGAAATATCCAGGCGGTGCACTGCCAAG CGAAGCCGAAGATCCACATTTGCCTCTTCGGACTATACCCGGCGTATGGTCATCAGCTCTGGGTTTGACACTCTTGCCAGTCTGGTGCTGCCAGGATCTGATCAGAGGAGCACAAAG CTTAGCAAAGCGGTGCTTCTGCAGAAGAGCGTGACATATGTGGGGAGGCTGCAGCAGGAGCATCGACAGGCTCGGGCAACAGTGGAAAGATTGCGCAGTGAAGTCGAAGAGCTGAGCACAGCCATTGA TGAGTTCCAgcgtcagcttccacccagtggAGTTCCTGTATTAGCACCACAATCAGATCAGCCTTCTCAGCTCTACGAAGATTATGTGCGCCTGCGCACCTCACAGGACTGGCGCTTCTGGCTT TTTAGTGTGGTAATCAAGCCACTGTTTGAGAGCTACACCAGGACAGTGGGCACAGGCAGCATCAAGGACTTCTGCCAGTCGGTGTTGAGTTGGTTGGAGCAACACTGTACCCTGCCCATCTTGCGCCCTG
- the SSH3 gene encoding protein phosphatase Slingshot homolog 3 isoform X3 — MESKSEMVLLGVDFPEEGSAACTLGMVLPLWSDTQVFLDGDGGFSVTSGGQTRIFKPISVQTMWSALQVLHKACSEAVCYNNFPGGSALSWTEWYQEAVTSEQSCINEWLTMSDLESVRPSSPAVSSDQPTAQEMTERMIRAKLREVMATTDLENITSKEIRTELEHRAGCSLEDYKEFIDNEMLLIMAQMDRPSRIFDHLYLGSEWNAANLEELQKNNISHILNVTREIDNFFPEHFTYMNVRLYDEETAQLLPHWKETYSFISDARVQDLRVLVHCKMGVSRSASTVIAYTMKEYGWSLERALCHVRERRPIVHPNPGFMRQLELYQGILDASRHSSLWEQKVEDAQSEGSSDVSDASSDPSGSPDYETISSEEEPEEPVTTPQYCFRPLRDPPEEPNWPLDPSDGTRLSLLETEEPGASDDSGAEEVRRHLATTRVSEQSVQPRRERINLYAIMRSISEMDSPEHIPMPVCVTEEEVFLHSERKSPINSTTCPSNEEKLRSATDSTAKQSLPERERVLCRKSGCRRRKAPKGQLCKQLTYHPAKGRVRKVVRRMEGPAPSCRKPPLQHRLSVAQLADAALVVSRAKEFEGHTDPESPDKLKSPSPQDPQPGKDNVLSPVSGARSQRMVRQTSIDIDPSSG, encoded by the exons TG GTCAGCACTGCAAGTACTGCACAAGGCATGTAGTGAAGCAGTCTGCTACAATAATTTCCCAGGTGGCAGTGCGTTGAGCTGGACTGAGTGGTACCAGGAGGCGGTGACCTCTGAGCAAAGTTGCATTAATGAGTGGTTGACCATGTCTGACCTGGAATCTGTGCGGCCCAGTTCGCCTGCGGTCTCCTCTGACCA GCCGACAGCACAGGAGATGACAGAGCGGATGATCCGGGCCAAGCTGCGTGAGGTGATGGCCACCACTGACCTGGAGAACATCACCTCCAAGGAG ATTCGCACAGAACTGGAGCACCGAGCTGGTTGCAGCCTGGAGGATTACAAAGAATTCATTGATAATGAGATGCTGCTCATCATGGCTCAGATGGATCGGCCATCCAGGATTTTTGATCACCTCTATCTG ggctctgaatgGAATGCAGCCAACCTTGAGGAGCTTCAAAAGAACAA CATCAGCCACATCCTCAATGTAACCCGTGAGATCGACAACTTCTTCCCAGAGCATTTCACGTATATGAATGTGCGCCTCTATGATGAGGAAACAGCACAGCTACTGCCACACTGGAAGGAGACCTATAGCTTCATTTCAGATGCCCG GGTACAAGACTTGCGGGTGTTGGTGCACTGCAAGATGGGCGTGAGTCGCTCTGCTTCTACAGTCATTGCCTATACCATGAAGGAGTATGGCTGGTCACTGGAACGGGCCCTTTGTCATGTGCGGGAACGGCGTCCAATTGTTCACCCTAATCCAGGTTTCATGAGACAGCTGGAGCTTTACCAGGGGATTCTGGATGCCAG CCGACATAGCAGCCTATGGGAACAAAAGGTGGAAGATGCACAATCAGAAGGTTCTTCAGATGTAAGTGATGCCAGCAGTGATCCTTCAGGAAGCCCAGATTATGAGACAATAAGCTCAGAAGAAGAGCCGGAGGAGCCAGTGACAACACCCCAGTATTGCTTTCGGCCTCTGAGGGACCCTCCTGAAGAACCCAACTGGCCTCTAGACCCCTCTGATGGCACCCGACTTAGTCTTCTAGAGACAGAAGAACCTGGGGCATCAGACGACTCAGGGGCTGAGGAAGTGCGAAGACACCTGGCTACAACAAGAGTATCGGAACAGTCAGTCCAGCCCCGACGGGAGCGCATTAACCTCTATGCAATCATGCGTAGCATCAGTGAGATGGATAGCCCAGAACACATCCCTATGCCAGTGTGTGTCACAGAAGAAGAG GTATTTCTTCATTCTGAGAGGAAATCCCCTATAAATTCCACGACATGCCCCTCAAATGAAGAGAAATTAAGATCAGCAACGGACTCTACAGCAAAACAGAGCTTGCCAGAAAGGGAGCGGGTGCTGTGTCGTAAGTCTGGATGCCGTAGGCGTAAGGCTCCTAAAGGCCAACTCTGCAAGCAGCTCACATACCACCCAGCAAAAGGTCGGGTGCGTAAAGTTGTCCGGCGCATGGAAGGCCCCGCCCCATCATGCCGCAAGCCCCCCTTACAGCACCGCCTCTCTGTGGCCCAGCTAGCTGATGCTGCCCTGGTGGTGAGCCGAGCCAAGGAGTTTGAGGGGCATACAGATCCTGAAAGCCCTGATAAGCTCAAGTCACCTTCTCCACAAGATCCTCAGCCTGGTAAAGACAACGTCCTAAGTCCTGTCTCTGGTGCTCGATCCCAGAGGATGGTGCGGCAGACCAGCATAGACATAGATCCCAGCTCAGGATGA